The following coding sequences are from one Rutidosis leptorrhynchoides isolate AG116_Rl617_1_P2 chromosome 11, CSIRO_AGI_Rlap_v1, whole genome shotgun sequence window:
- the LOC139875711 gene encoding uncharacterized protein, with product MIAAQAADATGTITGHVFVHHRVLFVLFDSGSTHSIVSVKSSKYLKVSPTWLSTPFTISTPMGSVETIDRLYQNCRLEFNDCMFPANLFPMTMHDFDIILGMDWLSRHHENIDCYSKRILFGNHSIPDCVFNGDLPVKSIKVISALKAQKLISHGYVGYLASIQNLSIESPSLENIDVVREFPDVFPDELQGLPPVREVEFLIDLIPGSQPISNAPYRMAPLELQELKEQLQELIDCGFIRPSVSPWGALVLVAFLGHVVSAEGIMMDPAKVKAITNWSRPTSVVEV from the exons ATGATTGCTGCTCAGGCTGCTGACGCTACAG GTACTATTACTGGTCATGTATTTGTACACCATCGTGTCCTCTTCGTTTTGTTTGATTCTGGCTCTACGCACTCGATTGTGTCTGTTAAGAGCTCGAAATATTTGAAAGTGTCTCCAACTTGGTTGTCTACTCCATTTACGATCTCTACCCCAATGGGTAGTGTTGAAACTATAGATCGCTTGTATCAAAACTGTCGTTTGGAATTCAATGACTGCATGTTTCCTGCAAATCTCTTTCCTATGACCATGCATGACTTTGACATTAttcttggaatggattggttatctCGCCATCACGAGAATATCGATTGTTATTCTAAGAGGATTTTGTTTGGAAATCATTCTATACCCGATTGTGTCTTTAATGGTGATCTTCCTGTAAAGTCTATCAAGGTTATCTCAGCGCTTAAGGCGCAAAAGCTCATTTCACATGGTTATGTTGGTTATTTAGCTTCAATTCAGAATTTGTCTATCGAGAGTCCTTCGCTTGAAAATATTGATGTTGTTCgagagtttcccgatgtatttcctgacgaattgcaGGGTTTGCCTCCAGTTCGTGAAGTTGAATTTTTGATTGATCTGATTCCTGGTTCTCAACCGATATCAAACGCTCCTTATCGTATGGCACCACTCGAGTTGCAAGAACTCAAGGAGCAATTGCAAGAGTTGATAGattgtggttttattcgaccaagtgtGTCCCCTTGGGGCGCGctggtttt AGTTGCCTTCTTGGGTCATGTTGTATCGGCTGAGGGTATAATGATGGATCCGGCAAAAGTTAAGGCTATTACAAATTGGTCAAGACCTACTTCTGTTGTTGAGGTTTGA
- the LOC139875712 gene encoding putative disease resistance RPP13-like protein 1 translates to MAEIVITAAVTVLIEKLLSVDLKKLTRSEKIESQLQDLKTNWELIEAVLADANEKHITQEAVKKWLQELRHLAYDIEDVLDDMATETIRRKLKDEARGNTSTGKVLKKITNFTVPRKLVYGHKMRSKLDVITVKLNDLVNKKNLLGLDVNVKVQTRSSHTTTSLVNVSKVLGRENDKKALLEMLLGDESRNQDVSVVSIVGMGGMGKTTLAQVLYNNETVKDHFESMAWVCVSDDFDVLAISKEIYHSVTVENKTYGNLNLLHEDLKEKLSNKRFLIVLDDVWSEDPKLWETLEQALVGAPGSKVIVTTRSANVARAMKCSNYHELKDLSDEYALSLLANYALDEPNFDKHQSLIPIAQGIIEKCGGLPLALKAIGRALNNGKGNDKDEWKKLLESEIWSSDDRTGILPALKLSYYALPLHLKQLFAYCCLFPKDYKFNKKELVLLWMAEGFLNQPRGNMSMESLGRKYFEELHSRSFFQQHSAGNESKYTMHDLMNDLAISVAGDFFYFLDAKMDVTARNEAFEKFRHFSFIGERNSEYRKFKELHKSKCLRTFLPVSNGSIWRHFDTLDNVLVELLPKLQFLRVLCLTWRSITEVPQSVGDLKHLRYLNFSRTDIEKVPEKVSELYNLQSLLVRECRELVSLPVSFVWLKNLRHLDMTYTPLLNKTPLEIGQLTSLQTLSKVIIERANGFKLSDLKGLLNIEGQLSIKGLEKVTDPHQADDANLQAKGLVNLDMEWSHEFDESRDSKIEYEVFQRLRPPTKLNKLKIFHYGGMEFPSWFIDPSFDKLTELTIDGCINCTHLTGSFAHLLEICIENCPKLVRVSVGSIPSLEVLVVEECSEAVFRDIVCASSAIQSLTLRFIEDLTKLDGEVLKHLVKLQTLSIHACHNLVSIGEIEVTVGSSNMKSSVLREVYLSFCDSLESYNCPNSVEILEIKNCDSMASLTLSTTLHELPSSLEDLEIWYCKNLISFPHEYLQSLTSLKSMKISNCPSMDVTFTSGLPPNLRSLEIGELKKPISEWGLQNYPTSLAVLTLDGSNSGVTSFAMEGDETNTSSTSFLLPPSLTFLHISNFEDVQSISDVVLQHLTHLQRLTIKNCPNIRDAPQTTSSLKVSVWYNSPADV, encoded by the exons ATGGCTGAAATCGTTATAACTGCTGCTGTCACTGTGCTGATTGAAAAGCTACTCTCCGTTGACTTAAAGAAGTTGACTCGATCTGAAAAAATCGAATCTCAACTGCAAGATCTGAAGACAAACTGGGAACTTATCGAAGCTGTGCTCGCTGATGCAAATGAGAAGCATATAACACAGGAAGCTGTTAAAAAGTGGCTACAAGAACTTCGTCATCTGGCTTATGACATAGAAGATGTACTCGATGATATGGCAACCGAAACTATTCGAAGAAAGTTGAAAGATGAAGCACGTGGCAACACAAGCACTGGTAAGGTACTGAAAAAGATCACCAATTTCACTGTGCCTCGTAAATTAGTGTATGGCCATAAGATGCGTTCTAAGCTAGATGTGATTACTGTCAAATTGAATGATCTTGTCAATAAGAAAAACCTTCTAGGTCTGGATGTGAATGTGAAAGTTCAAACTAGATCATCACACACAACCACTTCACTAGTAAACGTGTCCAAAGTTTTGGGTCGGGAAAATGATAAAAAAGCATTGCTTGAGATGTTGTTGGGGGATGAGTCACGTAATCAAGATGTGAGCGTCGTGTCAATAGTTGGGATGGGTGGGATGGGCAAAACAACGCTTGCGCAAGTTTTGTACAACAACGAAACAGTTAAGGATCACTTTGAAAGCATGGCATGGGTATGTGTTTCAGATGACTTTGATGTACTCGCTATTAGCAAGGAGATCTATCATTCTGTCACAGTAGAGAACAAAACATATGGTAATCTAAATCTGCTTCATGAAGACCTTAAAGAGAAACTGTCAAATAAAAGGTTCCTCATTGTTCTAGATGACGTTTGGAGCGAAGACCCCAAGTTGTGGGAAACTCTTGAACAAGCACTTGTAGGGGCACCTGGTAGTAAAGTTATCGTTACAACCCGGAGTGCCAATGTGGCAAGGGCAATGAAGTGCAGTAACTATCACGAGCTAAAGGATTTGTCTGATGAATATGCTTTGTCCTTGTTGGCTAATTATGCACTAGATGAGCCTAATTTTGACAAGCACCAGTCACTTATACCAATAGCGCAAGGTATAATTGAGAAATGTGGTGGTTTGCCATTGGCATTGAAAGCGATTGGTAGGGCCTTGAATAATGGAAAAGGGAATGATAAAGATGAATGGAAAAAGTTGTTAGAAAGTGAGATATGGAGTTCAGATGATAGAACTGGTATTCTTCCAGCTCTCAAGCTGAGCTACTATGCTCTTCCGCTACATCTGAAGCAATTGTTTGCTTATTGCTGTTTATTCCCGAAGGACTACAAATTCAACAAGAAAGAGCTAGTGTTATTGTGGATGGCAGAGGGGTTTCTGAACCAACCAAGAGGCAACATGTCAATGGAGAGTTTGGGTCGCAAGTACTTTGAAGAGCTCCATTCAAGGTCATTTTTCCAGCAGCATTCAGCGGGTAACGAATCCAAATACACCATGCACGACTTGATGAATGACTTGGCAATAAGTGTTGCGGGAGACTTCTTCTATTTTTTGGATGCTAAGATGGATGTAACTGCTAGGAACGAAGCTTTTGAGAAGTTCCGTCACTTTTCTTTTATTGGTGAGCGAAATTCAGAATACAGAAAGTTCAAGGAGTTACATAAATCAAAATGTTTGAGAACATTCTTACCAGTATCAAACGGTAGTATTTGGAGACATTTTGATACCTTGGACAATGTTCTTGTGGAATTGCTACCCAAATTACAGTTCCTAAGGGTTTTATGTTTGACTTGGCGATCAATCACAGAGGTACCACAATCTGTTGGTGATCTCAAGCATTTGCGGTACCTCAATTTTTCAAGAACGGACATCGAAAAAGTACCGGAAAAAGTGAGTGAACTCTACAATCTACAGAGCTTGTTAGTTCGTGAATGTAGAGAGTTAGTTAGCTTACCGGTCAGTTTTGTGTGGTTAAAAAACCTGCGACACCTTGACATGACTTACACTCCATTGTTGAACAAGACACCCTTAGAGATTGGTCAGTTAACGAGTTTACAAACTCTGTCCAAGGTTATCATCGAACGAGCTAATGGTTTCAAGTTATCTGACCTTAAAGGCCTATTAAATATTGAAGGTCAGCTTTCTATTAAAGGATTGGAAAAAGTGACTGATCCACACCAAGCAGATGATGCCAACTTACAAGCAAAGGGTCTTGTAAATCTGGATATGGAATGGAGTCACGAATTTGACGAGTCTCGGGATTCGAAGATAGAATATGAAGTATTTCAAAGGTTAAGGCCTCCCACTAAGTTGAACAAGCTGAAGATTTTTCACTATGGGGGAATGGAATTTCCTAGTTGGTTTATAGATCCCTCATTTGATAAGTTAACAGAGCTTACAATAGATGGGTGCATAAATTGTACGCATCTTACTGGATCATTTGCACATCTCCTTGAAATCTGTATTGAGAATTGTCCGAAATTGGTTAGGGTGTCAGTTGGATCGATACCATCACTTGAGGTTTTGGTTGTAGAAGAATGTTCTGAAGCTGTGTTCAGAGACATTGTTTGTGCGTCTTCGGCAATTCAGAGTTTGACATTAAGGTTTATAGAAGATCTTACTAAACTTGATGGGGAAGTTTTAAAACATCTTGTGAAGTTACAAACGTTGTCTATTCATGCATGTCACAACTTGGTATCAATAGGAGAGATTGAGGTTACTGTTGGAAGCAGTAACATGAAATCTTCTGTCCTTAGAGAAGTGTATCTATCTTTTTGTGATTCATTGGAGAGTTACAATTGCCCTAATAGTGTTGAAATATTAGAGATCAAAAATTGCGATTCAATGGCTTCATTGACCTTGTCAACAACATTGCATGAACTCCCATCCTCTCTCGAAGATCTTGAAATCTGGTATTGTAAGAATCTTATTTCATTTCCACATGAGTATTTGCAAAGTCTCACATCTTTGAAAAGCATGAAGATAAGTAATTGTCCAAGCATGGACGTTACATTTACAAGTGGGTTGCCTCCTAATTTAAGAAGTCTAGAAATAGGAGAGTTAAAGAAGCCAATTTCAGAGTGGGGCCTACAGAATTACCCGACCTCACTTGCTGTCCTAACATTAGATGGTTCTAATTCGGGAGTGACTTCATTTGCAATGGAAGGGGATGAAACTAATACATCTTCAACATCTTTTCTTCTTCCACCGTCTCTAACTTTTCTACATATCAGTAATTTTGAAGATGTGCAATCAATTTCAGATGTGGTCTTACAGCACCTCACTCACCTTCAACGTCTTACTATTAAAAACTGCCCGAATATTAGAGATGCGCCCCAGACAACTTCATCTTTAAAAGTATCTGTCTG GTACAATAGCCCTGCTGATGTTTAA